Proteins found in one Nocardia brasiliensis ATCC 700358 genomic segment:
- a CDS encoding ABC1 kinase family protein, whose amino-acid sequence MAKQVPTSRLARGTKLGAVAASSVIRTQRARLSMRGRSEAVRAKMAEESMIRTTEQVVMVLGTMKGVAMKLGQMMSVLDLDLVPEDHRERFQKRLAVLRNAAPSVSFESMRQVIEDDFGQPLDAIFAEFEAEPIAAASIGQVYRARLRDGRQVAVKVQYPGIDAAVRADLKNLAMFRRVLQSAMPWVTPAVLDELRLNMESELDYQAEANTQLQIAELYAGHPFIVVPRSMPELSTTRVLVSEYVAGKGFEEIRRLPDAERDRIGEIIYRFYVGSLFTFNEFCGDPHPGNVLLAADGRVGFLDFGLFNRMDPDHVQFELTCLRAAAEDRAEDLRQLMIERGVIDSPDEIGAEECLEYVLAASEWCLIDEDLTITPELASGAFLLAVDPRASEFAGMKQQNLPPEHLFSRRADFLTFGMLGQLGCTANWHRISREWLYDEPPVTELGQAHHVWLADHPPVAPKKPRTKAKKPTKAARPQA is encoded by the coding sequence ATGGCGAAGCAAGTACCGACCTCGCGGCTTGCTCGTGGCACCAAACTCGGTGCCGTCGCAGCCAGCTCGGTGATCCGCACGCAACGCGCGCGGCTGTCGATGCGCGGCAGATCCGAGGCCGTGCGCGCGAAGATGGCCGAGGAGTCGATGATTCGCACCACCGAGCAGGTGGTCATGGTGCTCGGCACCATGAAGGGCGTCGCGATGAAGCTCGGGCAGATGATGTCGGTGCTCGACCTCGATCTGGTGCCGGAGGACCATCGCGAACGCTTCCAGAAGCGGCTGGCGGTGCTGCGCAACGCGGCGCCGTCGGTGTCCTTCGAATCGATGCGCCAGGTGATCGAGGACGATTTCGGTCAGCCGCTGGACGCGATCTTCGCCGAGTTCGAGGCCGAGCCGATCGCCGCCGCCTCGATCGGCCAGGTCTATCGCGCCCGGTTGCGCGACGGCCGCCAGGTCGCGGTGAAGGTGCAGTACCCCGGGATCGACGCCGCGGTGCGCGCGGACCTGAAGAATCTGGCCATGTTCCGCCGGGTGCTGCAATCGGCGATGCCGTGGGTGACGCCGGCCGTGCTCGACGAGCTGCGGCTCAACATGGAGAGCGAGCTCGACTACCAGGCCGAGGCGAACACCCAACTGCAGATCGCCGAGCTCTACGCCGGGCATCCGTTCATCGTGGTGCCCCGCTCGATGCCGGAGCTCAGCACCACCCGCGTGCTCGTCAGCGAATACGTGGCGGGCAAGGGTTTCGAGGAGATCCGCCGGCTGCCCGACGCCGAACGCGATCGGATCGGCGAGATCATCTACCGCTTCTACGTCGGTTCGCTGTTCACCTTCAACGAATTCTGCGGCGACCCGCACCCGGGCAATGTGCTGCTCGCCGCGGACGGCCGGGTCGGCTTCCTCGACTTCGGGTTGTTCAACCGAATGGACCCCGACCACGTGCAGTTCGAGCTGACCTGTCTGCGCGCGGCCGCCGAGGATCGCGCGGAAGACCTGCGCCAGTTGATGATCGAGCGCGGCGTGATCGATTCGCCGGACGAAATCGGCGCCGAGGAGTGCCTGGAATACGTGCTGGCCGCGTCCGAATGGTGTTTGATCGACGAGGATCTGACGATCACCCCCGAATTGGCCAGCGGCGCTTTCCTGCTCGCGGTCGACCCGCGGGCCAGCGAGTTCGCCGGGATGAAGCAGCAGAACCTGCCGCCGGAGCACCTGTTCTCCCGCCGGGCCGATTTCCTCACCTTCGGCATGCTCGGCCAGCTCGGCTGCACCGCGAATTGGCATCGCATTTCCCGGGAATGGCTTTACGACGAGCCGCCCGTCACCGAACTCGGTCAGGCACACCATGTCTGGCTGGCCGATCATCCGCCGGTCGCGCCGAAGAAGCCGCGCACCAAGGCCAAGAAGCCCACCAAGGCCGCCCGTCCCCAGGCCTGA
- a CDS encoding helix-turn-helix domain-containing protein: MADQPEVSAEYPEGAAEQSAGVGEKAARVVHAAHDIGGFIRAQREAAQVSLRQLATLAGVSNPYLSQIERGLRNPSAEVLAQIAKALRVSSEVLYVRAGYLEQRAHSPVRDALLADTSISERQKQVLLEIYESFRRENGGNEPGGEGDSAVPRTNTETPPRQEHETP, encoded by the coding sequence ATGGCAGACCAGCCCGAGGTTTCCGCCGAGTACCCCGAAGGTGCGGCCGAGCAATCGGCCGGCGTCGGAGAAAAAGCGGCCCGCGTCGTGCACGCGGCGCACGACATCGGAGGCTTCATCAGGGCACAGCGAGAGGCCGCGCAAGTCTCGCTGCGCCAGCTCGCCACCCTTGCGGGAGTGAGCAATCCGTACCTCAGCCAGATCGAGCGCGGATTGCGCAATCCGTCCGCCGAGGTACTCGCGCAGATCGCCAAGGCCCTGCGGGTGTCTTCGGAGGTGTTGTACGTCCGGGCCGGCTATCTCGAACAACGGGCACACAGCCCGGTTCGCGATGCCCTGCTTGCCGATACGTCGATCAGCGAACGGCAGAAGCAGGTGCTGCTCGAGATCTATGAATCGTTTCGCCGGGAAAACGGAGGGAACGAGCCAGGGGGGGAAGGGGACAGCGCCGTTCCACGCACGAATACCGAAACTCCGCCACGCCAGGAGCACGAAACACCATGA
- a CDS encoding TetR/AcrR family transcriptional regulator, whose translation MRTGRTDGRKRRWRQHKIDRREELVDGTLAAVRARGSNAGMDEIAAEIGVSKTVLYRYFSDKNDLVHATMQRFIETTLMPRVYGAISLDADEYQLVRSALAEYVGTVDEDPEVYRFIMGNGSDPSSLAEFEKLFAEVVAAVIFDRASAKGIQTDGAMLWSYVLVGGIQLATHWWTTNKSMSREEVIDYLTMMTWSAIDGMARANGSREIFNAQPHVLPTPGADSEN comes from the coding sequence GTGCGCACCGGCCGAACGGACGGCCGCAAACGCCGATGGCGCCAGCACAAGATCGACCGCCGCGAGGAACTCGTCGACGGCACCCTGGCCGCTGTGCGAGCCCGTGGCAGCAATGCGGGAATGGACGAGATCGCCGCCGAGATCGGCGTCTCCAAAACCGTGCTCTACCGCTACTTCTCCGATAAGAACGACCTGGTCCACGCGACCATGCAGCGGTTCATCGAGACCACGCTGATGCCGCGCGTGTACGGCGCGATCAGCCTCGACGCGGACGAGTACCAGCTGGTGCGCTCGGCGCTGGCCGAGTACGTCGGCACGGTCGACGAGGACCCCGAGGTCTACCGCTTCATCATGGGCAACGGCTCGGATCCGTCCTCGCTCGCCGAGTTCGAGAAGCTGTTCGCCGAGGTGGTCGCCGCGGTCATCTTCGACCGCGCGTCGGCCAAGGGCATCCAGACCGACGGCGCGATGCTCTGGTCGTACGTGCTGGTCGGCGGCATCCAGCTGGCCACGCACTGGTGGACCACGAACAAGTCGATGTCGCGCGAGGAAGTGATCGACTACCTCACCATGATGACCTGGAGCGCGATCGACGGGATGGCGCGCGCCAATGGTTCGCGGGAGATCTTCAACGCGCAGCCGCATGTGCTGCCCACGCCGGGCGCCGACTCGGAAAACTGA
- a CDS encoding DUF2993 domain-containing protein has product MNTKSPSSSTINRRTLLIALTVVAILLATVLVGGEAYARHTVSRCISTQFEKEMGSKIDVGFGIKPMLITWIDGKVPTVTVDSDDTKFGPAVGMVVHAEFHDVEVVDNGRGGGAIGSSSAEVTWSNDGIRQTLGNLVSGVRSTPSSDMLSLDVLGGLAQLQVKPVIKNGVIEVETMSAQLLGMGLPTDLVQGIVEVFTQSLQSYPYNMQPTEVKVTDNGIAVKLTGTRAELPAATGDSNATCT; this is encoded by the coding sequence ATGAATACCAAGTCTCCGTCCAGCTCGACGATCAACCGGCGGACCCTGCTGATCGCCCTGACCGTGGTGGCGATCCTGCTGGCCACGGTGCTGGTCGGCGGCGAAGCGTACGCCCGGCACACCGTGTCCCGCTGCATCAGTACACAATTCGAGAAGGAGATGGGGTCGAAGATCGATGTCGGCTTCGGCATCAAACCGATGCTGATCACCTGGATCGACGGCAAGGTGCCCACTGTGACAGTGGACAGTGACGACACCAAGTTCGGTCCCGCGGTCGGCATGGTGGTGCACGCCGAATTCCACGATGTCGAGGTCGTGGACAACGGGCGCGGCGGCGGCGCCATCGGCAGTTCGTCGGCCGAGGTCACCTGGAGCAACGACGGCATCCGGCAGACGCTGGGCAACCTGGTCAGCGGCGTCCGGTCGACGCCGAGTTCGGACATGCTGTCGCTGGACGTGCTCGGCGGGCTGGCCCAGCTGCAGGTGAAGCCGGTGATCAAGAACGGCGTCATCGAGGTGGAGACGATGTCGGCCCAGCTGCTCGGCATGGGCCTGCCGACGGACCTGGTGCAGGGCATCGTCGAGGTGTTCACCCAGAGCCTGCAGAGCTACCCGTACAACATGCAGCCGACCGAGGTGAAGGTCACCGACAACGGCATCGCGGTCAAGCTCACCGGCACCCGCGCCGAACTGCCGGCCGCGACCGGTGACAGCAACGCCACCTGCACATAA
- a CDS encoding DUF2516 family protein has protein sequence MVHGLTGMILLVLWLAALGATIFALIHAVRQRPDAFTAVDKLTKPIWLAILGVAVLLLLLSPAGLGLLSFAAIIATGVYLADVRPKVDEIQRGPRW, from the coding sequence ATGGTGCACGGATTGACCGGGATGATCCTGCTCGTGCTGTGGCTTGCGGCGCTAGGCGCGACGATCTTTGCGCTGATTCATGCCGTGCGGCAGCGGCCCGACGCGTTCACCGCGGTAGACAAGCTGACCAAGCCGATCTGGCTGGCCATTCTCGGCGTCGCGGTACTGCTGCTGTTGCTCTCGCCCGCGGGTCTGGGCCTGCTCTCGTTCGCCGCGATCATCGCGACCGGCGTCTACCTGGCCGATGTGCGGCCGAAGGTGGACGAGATCCAGCGCGGTCCGCGCTGGTGA
- a CDS encoding saccharopine dehydrogenase family protein, which yields MADTREFDLVLFGATGFVGKLTAQYLLTAAPESARIALAGRSLDKLTKVRDELGPTAAGWGLVVADSGDQAALDALAAQTKVVVTTVGPYLRYGLPLVAACAKAGTHYADLTGEPLFIRDAIDQYHEQAAQTGAKIVNSCGYDSIPSDLSVYQLYRRSVADNTGELEETTLVAWLKGGVSGGTIDSGRAMMEAVAADPKKGAVLSHPYSLSPDKSMDPDVGRQTDQALSRASAIDPSLDGWVSTFVMASHNTKIVRRTNGLLGWPYGKNFRYREVMSAGKSPAAPLVAAGMAGGIVAGMAAGAVLSRVSVGRKLLDRVLPKPGTGPSEKARDSGWFTMKTFTRTSSGAKYVATFAGQGDPGYKATAVLLGESGLCLAFDTANQPELAGILTPGAAMGDALTERLRGAGMTIEVETA from the coding sequence ATGGCAGACACTCGAGAATTCGACCTGGTCCTGTTCGGCGCGACCGGCTTCGTCGGCAAGCTCACCGCGCAGTACCTGCTCACCGCCGCACCGGAATCCGCGCGGATCGCGCTCGCCGGTCGCTCGCTGGACAAGCTGACCAAGGTGCGCGACGAACTCGGCCCGACCGCCGCGGGCTGGGGTCTGGTGGTGGCCGATTCCGGCGATCAGGCCGCGCTCGACGCACTCGCCGCGCAGACCAAGGTCGTCGTCACCACGGTCGGCCCGTACCTGCGCTACGGCCTCCCGCTGGTCGCCGCCTGCGCGAAGGCGGGCACGCACTACGCCGACCTCACCGGCGAGCCGCTGTTCATTCGGGACGCGATCGACCAGTACCACGAGCAGGCCGCGCAGACCGGCGCGAAGATCGTGAATTCCTGTGGCTACGACTCGATTCCATCGGACCTGAGCGTCTACCAGCTGTACCGGCGCTCGGTCGCGGACAACACCGGTGAGCTGGAAGAGACGACGCTGGTCGCCTGGCTCAAGGGCGGGGTCAGCGGCGGCACCATCGATTCCGGCCGGGCGATGATGGAGGCGGTCGCCGCCGACCCGAAGAAGGGGGCCGTGCTGAGCCACCCGTATTCGCTCAGCCCCGACAAGTCGATGGATCCCGATGTCGGCCGCCAGACCGACCAGGCGCTGTCCCGCGCGAGCGCCATCGACCCGAGCCTGGACGGCTGGGTGAGCACCTTCGTCATGGCGTCGCACAACACCAAGATCGTCCGGCGCACCAACGGCCTGCTCGGCTGGCCGTACGGCAAGAACTTCCGCTACCGCGAGGTGATGAGCGCGGGCAAGTCGCCCGCGGCGCCGCTGGTCGCGGCCGGTATGGCGGGCGGCATTGTCGCGGGCATGGCCGCGGGCGCGGTGCTGTCCCGGGTGTCGGTGGGCCGCAAACTGCTCGACCGGGTGCTGCCCAAGCCCGGCACCGGCCCCAGCGAAAAAGCCAGGGACAGCGGCTGGTTCACCATGAAGACGTTCACCCGTACCTCCTCCGGCGCAAAATACGTGGCGACGTTCGCCGGCCAGGGCGATCCCGGCTACAAGGCGACCGCGGTGCTGCTCGGCGAGAGCGGGCTGTGCCTGGCCTTCGACACCGCGAACCAGCCGGAGCTCGCGGGCATCCTCACCCCGGGCGCGGCCATGGGCGACGCGCTCACCGAGCGCCTGCGCGGCGCGGGCATGACCATCGAGGTCGAAACCGCCTGA
- a CDS encoding DUF445 domain-containing protein: MEKAPGNIAVVQTAPAPPAAAPLGFAAVLDEAGKRRDLWRMKALATGLLATATVIYLFCRWLESRGSGGDWVGYVRAASEAGMVGALADWFAVTALFRHPLGLPIPHTAIIRKKKDQLGESLGAFVGTNFLSPEVVSAKVNSAQISWRVGRWMADPGHAARVAQESSTLLRAVVGVLRDEDVEQIIDQTIVKRIAEPLWGPPIGRVLAELLADNRQLALLDLLAERAHQWALGSQETIDRIVLRDAPQWAPKFVNILLSERIYRELVEFTWKVRSNPEHEVRLAANRFLEEFADDLQHDDAMIKKAERIKAQIMGREEITGMAEATWRAAKRLILESADDPNSTLRRKVGENVRQLGERLRDDADMRAKVDGWIDRGARYLVENYAGEISTLVTDTVARWDADEASKKIELQVGRDLQFIRINGTVVGSLAGLAIYTISQLMFGG, encoded by the coding sequence ATGGAGAAAGCTCCCGGCAACATCGCGGTGGTGCAGACGGCCCCGGCGCCGCCCGCGGCCGCGCCGCTCGGCTTCGCCGCCGTCCTCGACGAGGCGGGGAAACGGCGGGATCTGTGGCGGATGAAAGCGCTCGCCACCGGACTGCTCGCCACGGCGACGGTGATCTATCTGTTCTGTCGCTGGCTCGAATCGCGGGGTTCGGGCGGGGACTGGGTCGGTTACGTGCGGGCCGCGTCGGAGGCGGGCATGGTCGGCGCGCTGGCCGACTGGTTCGCCGTCACCGCGCTGTTCCGGCATCCGCTCGGCCTGCCCATCCCGCACACCGCGATCATCCGGAAGAAGAAGGATCAGCTCGGCGAGAGCCTCGGCGCGTTCGTCGGCACCAACTTCCTCTCCCCGGAAGTGGTGTCGGCGAAGGTCAATTCGGCGCAGATCTCCTGGCGGGTCGGGCGCTGGATGGCTGATCCCGGGCACGCCGCCCGGGTCGCGCAGGAGAGTTCCACCCTGCTGCGCGCGGTGGTCGGTGTGCTGCGCGACGAGGACGTGGAACAGATCATCGACCAGACCATCGTGAAGCGGATCGCCGAACCGCTCTGGGGTCCGCCGATCGGCCGGGTGCTCGCCGAACTGCTGGCCGACAACCGGCAGCTCGCGCTGCTCGATCTGCTCGCCGAGCGCGCGCACCAGTGGGCGCTCGGCTCACAGGAGACGATCGATCGGATCGTGCTGCGCGACGCGCCGCAGTGGGCGCCGAAGTTCGTCAATATTTTGCTGTCCGAGCGGATCTATCGGGAACTGGTCGAGTTCACCTGGAAGGTGCGCTCCAATCCGGAGCACGAGGTGCGGCTGGCGGCGAATCGTTTTCTCGAGGAATTCGCCGACGATCTGCAGCACGACGACGCCATGATCAAAAAGGCGGAGCGGATCAAGGCGCAGATCATGGGTCGCGAGGAAATCACCGGAATGGCCGAGGCGACCTGGCGCGCGGCCAAACGGTTGATCTTGGAATCGGCCGACGATCCGAACAGCACACTGCGGCGCAAGGTCGGCGAGAATGTGCGGCAACTCGGCGAGCGGTTGCGCGACGACGCCGACATGCGTGCCAAAGTGGACGGGTGGATCGACCGCGGGGCAAGGTATCTCGTGGAGAACTACGCCGGGGAGATCTCGACGCTGGTCACCGATACGGTTGCCAGGTGGGATGCCGATGAGGCGAGTAAGAAGATCGAATTGCAGGTCGGGCGTGACCTGCAATTCATTCGGATCAACGGAACTGTCGTGGGTTCGCTTGCGGGCCTGGCGATCTACACGATCTCGCAGTTGATGTTCGGCGGCTGA
- the purU gene encoding formyltetrahydrofolate deformylase: MSSTLATSDDRRFVLTLGCPDRPGIIAGITSFIAGFGGSIVEAGYHSDTDTGWFFTRQAIKAATVPFGLAELRDRFAGVAAQLGTETEWQLLDSGARRRAVLLVSKDGHCLHDLLGRAVSGELPATIEAVIGNHPDLAELTEAHGVKFHHVPFPKDPAERGPAFAEVRALVDAHDPDAVVLARFMQVLPPELCAHWAGKAINIHHSFLPSFVGARPYHQAFARGVKLIGATCHYVTAELDAGPIIEQDVSRIDHADDVRDMVRQGRDIERVVLARGLRWHLEGRVLVHGKRTVVFS, from the coding sequence ATGAGTTCCACCCTCGCCACCTCCGATGACCGCCGGTTCGTGCTGACCCTCGGCTGCCCGGACCGCCCGGGCATCATCGCCGGGATCACCTCGTTCATCGCCGGGTTCGGCGGGTCGATCGTGGAGGCGGGGTACCACTCGGATACCGACACCGGCTGGTTCTTCACCCGGCAGGCGATCAAGGCCGCGACGGTGCCGTTCGGGCTCGCGGAGTTACGGGACCGGTTCGCCGGAGTGGCCGCGCAACTCGGGACCGAGACCGAGTGGCAATTGCTCGATTCGGGTGCCCGCCGCCGGGCCGTGCTGCTGGTCAGCAAGGACGGCCACTGCCTGCACGATCTGCTGGGGCGCGCGGTGAGCGGCGAACTACCCGCGACGATCGAGGCGGTGATCGGCAATCATCCCGATCTGGCCGAGCTGACCGAAGCGCACGGCGTGAAGTTCCATCACGTGCCGTTCCCGAAGGACCCGGCCGAACGCGGACCGGCGTTCGCGGAAGTACGCGCGCTGGTCGACGCGCACGATCCGGACGCGGTGGTGCTGGCCCGGTTCATGCAGGTGCTGCCGCCGGAGCTGTGCGCGCACTGGGCGGGCAAGGCGATCAATATCCACCACAGCTTCCTGCCGTCCTTCGTCGGCGCCCGCCCGTATCACCAGGCCTTCGCGCGCGGGGTGAAGCTGATCGGCGCCACCTGCCACTACGTCACGGCGGAACTGGACGCGGGCCCGATCATCGAGCAGGACGTCAGCCGCATCGATCACGCCGACGACGTGCGCGACATGGTCCGGCAGGGTCGCGATATCGAACGGGTCGTGCTGGCCCGCGGACTGCGCTGGCACCTGGAGGGACGAGTCCTGGTGCACGGCAAGCGCACCGTCGTCTTCAGCTGA
- the deoC gene encoding deoxyribose-phosphate aldolase, giving the protein MASSASPTRAEVAAMIDHTLLAPGATPADVTALIDEARALGVLAICVSPSMLPVRAPGLVLATVAGFPSGKHHSLVKGAEARLAVDQGAAEVDMVIDVGAALAGEYNAVLADIVTVREAIGDRAVLKVIIEAAVLPDAAIVEVCRAAERAGADFVKTSTGFHPAGGASVHAVELMAATVGGRLGVKASGGIRTAEAAAALIAAGATRLGLSKSREVLEGFSA; this is encoded by the coding sequence ATGGCTAGTTCCGCGTCACCGACCAGGGCCGAAGTGGCCGCCATGATCGATCACACGCTGCTGGCGCCGGGGGCGACCCCCGCCGACGTCACCGCGCTGATCGACGAAGCCCGCGCACTGGGGGTGCTGGCGATCTGCGTGTCACCCTCGATGCTGCCGGTACGGGCACCGGGGCTGGTGCTGGCCACCGTCGCGGGATTCCCTTCGGGCAAACACCATTCGCTGGTCAAGGGCGCGGAGGCGCGACTGGCCGTGGATCAGGGCGCAGCCGAGGTGGACATGGTGATCGACGTCGGCGCCGCGCTGGCGGGCGAATACAACGCGGTGCTCGCCGATATCGTCACGGTGCGCGAGGCGATCGGCGACCGGGCGGTGCTGAAGGTGATCATCGAGGCGGCCGTGCTGCCGGACGCCGCGATCGTCGAGGTGTGCCGCGCCGCCGAACGCGCCGGTGCGGATTTCGTGAAGACCTCCACCGGCTTTCATCCCGCGGGCGGCGCCAGTGTGCACGCCGTCGAACTGATGGCGGCGACCGTGGGCGGGCGGCTCGGCGTCAAGGCGAGCGGCGGTATCCGCACCGCCGAGGCCGCGGCGGCGCTGATCGCGGCGGGCGCGACGCGACTCGGATTGTCGAAATCGCGCGAAGTGCTGGAAGGCTTTTCGGCCTGA
- a CDS encoding alpha/beta fold hydrolase, producing the protein MRAMLPSALANFPGQIRGALDAHRASLRSRTYATAAFNPPTVPHEEIPVVTRDGARLRVLAYGAADRPVVVLVHGWTCSIEYWNAQINAFAGEYRVIAFDLRSHGESEPGSSPLTMDLLADDLADVLDAALRPGQRAVLVGHSLGGMTLQAWAGRYPERVAKQALAVLLNNSAPDRLVLETTVVPLLNRPMRLLQLKVPLPFLLGSLGLGTPIVFPPVAPVRWLFARQVMSTAAKGDVLDYGMNIVRGCRASVRAEFGKLLAHMDVGESARNLVVPTTVIAGEFDDLTPVVHSERIAEMVRETGTLARYVVLPTGHLGNVEAYEKFNDELRHILESARQRVELAG; encoded by the coding sequence ATGCGTGCAATGCTGCCGTCTGCGTTGGCGAACTTCCCGGGACAGATTCGGGGGGCGCTCGACGCACACCGTGCGAGCCTGCGTTCGCGTACCTACGCGACCGCGGCGTTCAACCCGCCGACCGTCCCGCACGAGGAGATCCCCGTCGTCACCCGCGACGGCGCCCGCCTGCGGGTGCTCGCCTACGGCGCCGCCGATCGCCCGGTCGTCGTGCTGGTGCACGGGTGGACCTGCAGCATCGAATACTGGAACGCCCAGATCAACGCTTTCGCCGGCGAGTACCGGGTGATCGCCTTCGACCTGCGCAGCCACGGCGAGAGCGAACCCGGCTCCAGCCCGCTGACCATGGACCTGCTCGCCGACGACCTGGCCGACGTGCTCGACGCGGCCCTGCGGCCCGGCCAGCGGGCCGTGCTGGTCGGCCACAGCCTCGGCGGCATGACCCTGCAAGCCTGGGCCGGGCGCTACCCCGAGCGCGTCGCCAAGCAGGCACTCGCGGTGCTGCTGAACAACAGCGCGCCCGACCGGCTGGTCCTCGAGACCACCGTGGTGCCGCTGCTGAACCGTCCCATGCGGCTGTTGCAATTGAAGGTGCCGCTGCCGTTCCTGCTCGGCAGCCTCGGCCTCGGCACGCCGATCGTCTTCCCGCCCGTCGCGCCGGTGCGCTGGCTGTTCGCGCGCCAGGTGATGAGCACCGCGGCCAAGGGCGACGTGCTCGACTACGGCATGAACATCGTGCGCGGCTGCCGCGCCTCGGTCCGGGCCGAGTTCGGCAAGCTGCTCGCGCACATGGACGTCGGGGAATCCGCGCGCAACCTGGTGGTGCCGACCACCGTGATCGCGGGCGAGTTCGACGACCTGACCCCGGTGGTGCATTCGGAGCGCATCGCCGAAATGGTCCGGGAGACCGGCACACTGGCGCGGTACGTGGTGCTGCCCACCGGCCATCTGGGCAACGTCGAGGCCTACGAGAAGTTCAACGACGAACTGCGCCACATCCTCGAATCCGCGCGCCAGCGCGTCGAACTCGCGGGCTGA
- a CDS encoding heparin-binding hemagglutinin, whose translation MTDKTNPTVTKPLLATVGAGDALYTAVTDVVTQVRERAAATDVSARVEEARERFANVPADVQAQFETLRERLAGLPSELPEDLAELREKFTPEELRALADKYYHQVLDLYADLAVRGEETVERLRTNHLVEEQIERVKPLYTDAVTRAEDVLGRVNGLLGRPAKVEDEVVAPVVDAEVVTVTTETTPAAAEEPAAPVVKAPAAKKAPAKKVAPAKKAAPKKA comes from the coding sequence ATGACAGACAAGACCAATCCCACCGTGACCAAGCCGCTGCTCGCCACCGTCGGTGCGGGCGACGCCCTCTACACCGCCGTCACCGATGTCGTCACCCAGGTGCGTGAGCGCGCCGCGGCCACCGACGTCTCCGCCCGGGTCGAGGAGGCGCGCGAGCGCTTCGCCAACGTGCCCGCCGACGTGCAGGCCCAGTTCGAGACCCTGCGCGAGCGCCTGGCCGGACTGCCCTCGGAGCTGCCGGAGGACCTCGCCGAACTGCGCGAGAAGTTCACCCCCGAGGAGCTGCGCGCGCTGGCCGACAAGTACTACCACCAGGTGCTCGACCTGTACGCCGATCTCGCCGTGCGCGGTGAGGAGACGGTCGAGCGGCTGCGCACGAACCACCTGGTCGAGGAGCAGATCGAGCGCGTCAAGCCGCTCTACACCGACGCCGTGACCCGCGCGGAAGACGTGCTGGGCCGGGTCAACGGCCTGCTCGGCCGTCCGGCCAAGGTCGAGGACGAGGTCGTCGCGCCGGTCGTCGACGCCGAGGTCGTCACGGTGACCACCGAGACCACCCCGGCCGCCGCCGAGGAGCCCGCCGCGCCGGTCGTCAAGGCGCCCGCAGCCAAGAAGGCTCCGGCCAAGAAGGTGGCGCCCGCCAAGAAGGCGGCGCCGAAGAAGGCGTGA
- a CDS encoding GNAT family N-acetyltransferase: MLIRRERADDIAAIAAVHRSAFGPQAADPAAPPDAEPPEVDLVARLRSDAGWIPTLSMVAVEYDTVVGHVCLTRAAVGPFPALALGPIGVLAEHQGSGVGGALMHAVLGAADALDEPLVCLLGHLDYYPRFGFVPAARLGITPDDPSWVSHFQVRPLSAYDSQITGEFRYPEPFYEL, from the coding sequence GTGCTGATCCGTCGCGAACGCGCCGACGACATCGCGGCGATTGCGGCCGTCCATCGCAGTGCGTTCGGACCGCAGGCCGCGGACCCGGCTGCACCGCCGGACGCCGAACCGCCCGAGGTCGACCTGGTCGCCCGGCTGCGCAGCGATGCGGGCTGGATACCCACCCTCTCGATGGTCGCGGTGGAGTACGACACCGTGGTCGGGCACGTCTGCCTGACCAGGGCCGCGGTCGGCCCGTTCCCGGCGCTGGCCCTGGGCCCGATCGGCGTACTCGCCGAGCATCAGGGCAGCGGCGTGGGCGGGGCGCTGATGCACGCCGTCCTCGGCGCCGCCGACGCGCTCGACGAACCACTGGTCTGTCTGCTCGGCCACCTGGACTACTACCCGCGCTTCGGCTTCGTGCCCGCCGCCCGGCTCGGCATCACCCCCGACGACCCGTCCTGGGTCTCGCACTTCCAGGTCCGCCCGCTCAGTGCCTACGACTCGCAGATCACCGGCGAATTCCGCTACCCGGAACCCTTCTACGAGCTCTGA